One genomic segment of Mastomys coucha isolate ucsf_1 unplaced genomic scaffold, UCSF_Mcou_1 pScaffold22, whole genome shotgun sequence includes these proteins:
- the Mon1b gene encoding vacuolar fusion protein MON1 homolog B isoform X1, with protein MEAEGDNAVPAPGGVEDLVDTQFPREEAGDSEGVHSSTLDPGDGDPEDTGSKAKDQPSSLLSPLPQAEAASSTCEHWKTAASNSSPPGEPESSSEGQGEDPSEGDSNDEDPSDEDWRSQRKHVFVLSEAGKPIYSRYGSVEALSATMGVMTALVSFVQSAGDAIRAIYAEDHKLVFLQQGPLLLVAVSRTPQSAAQLRGELLAVHAQIVSTLTRASVARIFAHKQNYDLRRLLAGSERTLDRLLDSVEQDPGALLLGAVRCVPLARPLRDALGTLLRRCTAPGLALSVLAVGGRLITAAQERNVLAECRLDPADLQLLLDWVGAPAFAAGEAWAPVCLPRFNPDGFFYAYVARLDSMPVCLLLLGTNREAFHAMAACRRLVEDGMHNLGALRTLGEAANFSNGPAANAPAYSVQAVGAPGLRHFLYKPLDIPEQHRQLPQFTSPELEAPYSREEERQRLSDLYHRLHARLHSTSRPLRLIYHVAEKETLLAWVTSKFELYTCLSPLVTKAGAILVVTKLLRWVRKEEDRLFIRYPPKYSTPPSTSAEQAPNNGLFTGL; from the exons ATGGAGGCCGAAGGAGATAATGCTGTCCCAGCCCCCGGGGGCGTGGAGGACTTGGTGGACACGCAGTTCCCCAGAGAGGAGGCTGGAGACAGTGAAGGGGTTCACTCAAGCACGCTGGATCCCGGAGATGGGGACCCGGAGGACACAG GATCCAAGGCCAAGGACCAGCCATCCAGCCTCCTATCACCTTTGCCTCAGGCTGAGGCTGCATCAAGCACTTGTGAGCACTGGAAAACTGCAGCTTCCAACAGCAGTCCCCCTGGAGAACCTGAGAGTAGCTCTGAGGGTCAGGGAGAAGACCCCAGTGAAGGGGACTCCAACGATGAGGACCCTAGTGATGAGGACTGGCGCAGCCAACGGAAGCACGTGTTCGTGCTGAGTGAGGCAGGCAAGCCCATTTACTCACGGTATGGTAGCGTGGAGGCACTGTCAGCTACCATGGGTGTGATGACAGCCCTGGTGTCCTTTGTGCAGAGTGCAGGAGATGCCATCCGTGCCATCTATGCTG AGGACCACAAGCTGGTGTTCCTGCAGCAGGGTCCACTCCTGCTGGTGGCTGTGTCCCGGACTCCACAGTCTGCAGCACAGCTACGAGGTGAGCTGCTTGCAGTACACGCCCAAATTGTGAGCACACTCACGCGTGCAAGCGTGGCCCGCATCTTCGCACATAAGCAGAACTACGACCTCCGTCGCCTGTTGGCTGGCTCAGAGCGCACACTGGACCGGCTCCTGGATAGTGTGGAGCAAGACCCAGGTGCCCTGCTCCTGGGCGCTGTGCGCTGTGTGCCTCTGGCCCGTCCACTGCGGGATGCCCTGGGCACACTGCTGAGGCGCTGTACAGCTCCAGGCCTGGCCTTATCAGTGCTGGCTGTTGGCGGTCGACTGATAACCGCAGCCCAGGAGAGGAATGTGCTGGCGGAGTGCCGGCTGGACCCAGCTGATCTACAGTTGCTGCTTGACTGGGTGGGTGCACCAGCCTTCGCGGCAGGTGAAGCATGGGCACCTGTGTGCCTGCCTCGCTTTAACCCAGATGGTTTCTTCTATGCCTATGTGGCCCGCCTGGAttccatgcctgtctgcctgctgctgcttGGTACCAACCGTGAAGCCTTCCATGCCATGGCTGCGTGCCGGCGCTTAGTTGAAGATGGGATGCACAACCTTGGTGCCCTGCGTACTCTTGGAGAGGCTGCCAACTTCTCTAATGGCCCAGCAGCCAATGCCCCTGCCTACAGTGTGCAGGCTGTGGGAGCGCCTGGCCTCCGGCATTTTCTCTATAAGCCACTGGATATCCCTGAACAACACCGCCAGCTGCCACAGTTTACCAG TCCCGAGCTAGAGGCCCCATACAGTAGAGAGGAGGAGCGACAGCGACTGTCCGACTTGTATCACCGCCTGCATGCTCGCCTCCACAGCACCTCCCGGCCCCTGCGCCTCATTTACCATGTGGCTGAGAAAGAGACCCTGCTGGCTTGG gtGACTTCCAAGTTTGAGCTCTATACTTGCCTCAGCCCCCTGGTAACCAAGGCTGGTGCCATCTTAGTAGTGACGAAGCTCTTGCGCTGGGTAAGGAAGGAAGAGGACCGGCTTTTCATCCGTTACCCACCCAAATACTCCACACCCCCATCCACCTCAGCGGAACAGGCCCCCAACAATGGCTTGTTCACAGGCCTCTGA
- the Mon1b gene encoding vacuolar fusion protein MON1 homolog B isoform X2, with the protein MEAEGDNAVPAPGGVEDLVDTQFPREEAGDSEGVHSSTLDPGDGDPEDTGSKAKDQPSSLLSPLPQAEAASSTCEHWKTAASNSSPPGEPESSSEGQGEDPSEGDSNDEDPSDEDWRSQRKHVFVLSEAGKPIYSRYGSVEALSATMGVMTALVSFVQSAGDAIRAIYAEDHKLVFLQQGPLLLVAVSRTPQSAAQLRGELLAVHAQIVSTLTRASVARIFAHKQNYDLRRLLAGSERTLDRLLDSVEQDPGALLLGAVRCVPLARPLRDALGTLLRRCTAPGLALSVLAVGGRLITAAQERNVLAECRLDPADLQLLLDWVGAPAFAAGEAWAPVCLPRFNPDGFFYAYVARLDSMPVCLLLLGTNREAFHAMAACRRLVEDGMHNLGALRTLGEAANFSNGPAANAPAYSVQAVGAPGLRHFLYKPLDIPEQHRQLPQFTSPELEAPYSREEERQRLSDLYHRLHARLHSTSRPLRLIYHVAEKETLLAWVTSKFELYTCLSPLVTKAGAILVVTKLLRWESGKLPLSPASPPQAA; encoded by the exons ATGGAGGCCGAAGGAGATAATGCTGTCCCAGCCCCCGGGGGCGTGGAGGACTTGGTGGACACGCAGTTCCCCAGAGAGGAGGCTGGAGACAGTGAAGGGGTTCACTCAAGCACGCTGGATCCCGGAGATGGGGACCCGGAGGACACAG GATCCAAGGCCAAGGACCAGCCATCCAGCCTCCTATCACCTTTGCCTCAGGCTGAGGCTGCATCAAGCACTTGTGAGCACTGGAAAACTGCAGCTTCCAACAGCAGTCCCCCTGGAGAACCTGAGAGTAGCTCTGAGGGTCAGGGAGAAGACCCCAGTGAAGGGGACTCCAACGATGAGGACCCTAGTGATGAGGACTGGCGCAGCCAACGGAAGCACGTGTTCGTGCTGAGTGAGGCAGGCAAGCCCATTTACTCACGGTATGGTAGCGTGGAGGCACTGTCAGCTACCATGGGTGTGATGACAGCCCTGGTGTCCTTTGTGCAGAGTGCAGGAGATGCCATCCGTGCCATCTATGCTG AGGACCACAAGCTGGTGTTCCTGCAGCAGGGTCCACTCCTGCTGGTGGCTGTGTCCCGGACTCCACAGTCTGCAGCACAGCTACGAGGTGAGCTGCTTGCAGTACACGCCCAAATTGTGAGCACACTCACGCGTGCAAGCGTGGCCCGCATCTTCGCACATAAGCAGAACTACGACCTCCGTCGCCTGTTGGCTGGCTCAGAGCGCACACTGGACCGGCTCCTGGATAGTGTGGAGCAAGACCCAGGTGCCCTGCTCCTGGGCGCTGTGCGCTGTGTGCCTCTGGCCCGTCCACTGCGGGATGCCCTGGGCACACTGCTGAGGCGCTGTACAGCTCCAGGCCTGGCCTTATCAGTGCTGGCTGTTGGCGGTCGACTGATAACCGCAGCCCAGGAGAGGAATGTGCTGGCGGAGTGCCGGCTGGACCCAGCTGATCTACAGTTGCTGCTTGACTGGGTGGGTGCACCAGCCTTCGCGGCAGGTGAAGCATGGGCACCTGTGTGCCTGCCTCGCTTTAACCCAGATGGTTTCTTCTATGCCTATGTGGCCCGCCTGGAttccatgcctgtctgcctgctgctgcttGGTACCAACCGTGAAGCCTTCCATGCCATGGCTGCGTGCCGGCGCTTAGTTGAAGATGGGATGCACAACCTTGGTGCCCTGCGTACTCTTGGAGAGGCTGCCAACTTCTCTAATGGCCCAGCAGCCAATGCCCCTGCCTACAGTGTGCAGGCTGTGGGAGCGCCTGGCCTCCGGCATTTTCTCTATAAGCCACTGGATATCCCTGAACAACACCGCCAGCTGCCACAGTTTACCAG TCCCGAGCTAGAGGCCCCATACAGTAGAGAGGAGGAGCGACAGCGACTGTCCGACTTGTATCACCGCCTGCATGCTCGCCTCCACAGCACCTCCCGGCCCCTGCGCCTCATTTACCATGTGGCTGAGAAAGAGACCCTGCTGGCTTGG gtGACTTCCAAGTTTGAGCTCTATACTTGCCTCAGCCCCCTGGTAACCAAGGCTGGTGCCATCTTAGTAGTGACGAAGCTCTTGCGCTGG GAAAGTGGGAAGCTTCCTCTGTCCCCTGCCTCACCTCCTCAAGCAGCCTGA
- the Syce1l gene encoding synaptonemal complex central element protein 1-like, with protein MAAELEPLMAEWVEAEKAEDTRGQATSLNTMEDLLEMVKKLYKEGSLEPQIEDLIHRINELQQAKRSSEELGEAQALQEAMHQELDSLNEEKVHLDEVLGKKQDALSILQKHPQEKESETPCLDAKQPEEGLEDLASQHKDLWEFQVLQQRLAKEISTMEHRKDQLLVERTLLQARLEEVEQRVQEAREAQDSPGNHGLKTELEEVGRQSQSSPEAQNDRGEAGREEQHHLEPSGELPKTGTPC; from the exons ATGGCTGCGGAGCTGGAGCCTTTGATGGCGGAGTGGGTGGAAGCTGAGAAAGCTGAAGACACTCGAG GGCAGGCCACATCTCTGAATACGATGGAAGACTTGCTGGAGATGGTGAAAAAGCTATATAAAG AGGGAAGCCTGGAACCCCAGATTGAGGACCTGATCCATCGCATTAATGAGCTGCAGCAAG CAAAAAGAtccagtgaggagctgggagaGGCTCAAGCACTTCAGGAAGCCATGCATCAGGAACTAGACTCCT TGAATGAAGAGAAAGTACACCTAGATGAGGTCCTGGGCAAAAAGCAAG ATGCTCTGTCAATTCTCCAGAAGCATccccaagagaaagaaagtgagactCCATG CTTGGATGCTAAACAACCAGAGGAGGGGCTGGAAGATCTGGCAAGTCAACACAAGGACCTCTGGGAGTTCCAG GTCCTACAGCAGCGACTGGCCAAGGAGATCAGCACAATGGAGCACAGGAAAGATCAGCTGCTGGTAGAAA GAACTCTGCTGCAAGCCAGGTTGGAGGAGGTGGAGCAGCGGGTGCAGGAGGCCAGAGAGGCCCAGGACAGCCCAGGGAACCATGG GCTGAAGACAGAGCTGGAGGAAGTTGGGCGGCAGTCCCAGAgcagcccagaagctcagaatgacAGGGGGGAG GCTGGCCGAGAGGAGCAGCATCATTTGGAGCCATCGGGAGAGTTGCCAAAGACAGGAACGCCCTGCTAA